A region from the Triticum urartu cultivar G1812 chromosome 1, Tu2.1, whole genome shotgun sequence genome encodes:
- the LOC125536428 gene encoding peroxidase 2-like, which translates to MAAAFLKLSLALACVLLLSSAACHGLEVGYYKKTCPRVEAIVRDEVKKFVYKNAGIGAGLIRMFFHDCFVQGCDGSVLLDPTPANPQPEKLSPPNFPSLRGFEVIDAAKDAVEKACPGVVSCADIVAFAGRDAAYFLSKMKLKINMPAGRLDGRVSNSTEALDNLPPPLFNLDQLVASFAAKGLSAEDMVVLSGAHTIGVSHCSSFVSDRIAVTSDINPSFANFLRRRCPANPSTANDPTVNQDVVTPNALDNQYYRNVLAHKVLFTSDAALLTTPATTQMVRDSANIPGQWEAKFNMAMVKMGAIDVKTGKQGEIRRKCRIVNH; encoded by the coding sequence ATGGCCGCAGCTTTCCTTAAGCTTTCTCTTGCGCTGGCATGCGTACTGCTGCTGTCGTCGGCGGCGTGCCATGGCCTGGAGGTGGGTTACTACAAGAAGACATGCCCCCGCGTGGAGGCCATCGTGAGGGACGAGGTTAAGAAGTTCGTCTACAAGAACGCCGGCATCGGCGCCGGCCTGATCCGCATGTTCTTCCACGACTGCTTCGTCCAAGGATGCGACGGCTCCGTCCTCCTGGACCCTACGCCGGCTAACCCGCAGCCCGAGAAGCTGAGCCCTCCCAATTTCCCCAGCCTCCGCGGCTTCGAGGTGATCGACGCGGCCAAGGACGCCGTCGAGAAGGCTTGCCCTGGCGTGGTCTCGTGCGCCGACATCGTTGCCTTCGCTGGCCGCGACGCAGCCTACTTCCTTAGCAAGATGAAGCTCAAGATCAACATGCCGGCGGGCCGCCTCGACGGCCGCGTTTCTAATTCCACGGAGGCCCTCGACAACCTGCCGCCACCACTCTTCAACCTCGACCAGCTCGTCGCCAGCTTCGCCGCTAAGGGCCTCAGCGCCGAGGACATGGTCGTGCTCTCCGGCGCCCACACCATCGGGGTCTCCCACTGCTCGTCCTTCGTCTCCGACCGCATCGCCGTCACCTCCGACATCAACCCAAGCTTCGCCAACTTCCTGAGGAGGAGGTGCCCCGCCAACCCGAGCACGGCCAACGACCCCACGGTGAACCAAGACGTGGTGACCCCCAACGCTCTCGATAACCAGTACTACAGGAATGTCCTCGCGCACAAGGTGCTGTTCACGTCCGACGCCGCCCTTCttacgacgccggcgacgacgcAGATGGTGCGCGACAGTGCCAACATCCCCGGGCAGTGGGAGGCTAAGTTTAACATGGCCATGGTCAAGATGGGAGCGATCGATGTGAAGACTGGCAAGCAAGGCGAAATCAGGAGGAAGTGCAGGATCGTCAACCACTGA